In Phormidium yuhuli AB48, one genomic interval encodes:
- a CDS encoding DUF938 domain-containing protein: MGKSEAEQPRDRRQFAAATQRNREPILQVLQRVLPPEGTVLELASGTGEHGAFFAPRLAPRFWLPSDPNPLALESIEAWRQEVGCDRLLPPLELDARESSWTVERQPPPALEEQPIRALVCINMIHIAPWQACLGLLAGAERLLPPGGVLYLYGPYKENGRHTSPSNEGFDLMLRDRDSSWGVRDLEAVVAAAEERQLRFQEMVEMPANNRSLVFSR, encoded by the coding sequence ATGGGCAAGTCAGAGGCTGAACAGCCGCGCGATCGCCGTCAGTTTGCGGCGGCCACTCAACGCAATCGAGAGCCGATTTTGCAAGTCCTGCAACGGGTGTTACCTCCTGAAGGGACGGTGTTGGAGTTGGCCAGTGGGACTGGGGAACATGGGGCGTTTTTTGCCCCTCGCTTGGCTCCTCGTTTTTGGTTACCTTCAGACCCCAATCCCTTGGCCTTGGAGAGTATTGAGGCCTGGCGGCAGGAGGTGGGGTGCGATCGCCTCTTGCCTCCCTTAGAATTGGATGCCCGTGAGTCTTCCTGGACAGTGGAACGACAGCCGCCTCCGGCATTAGAGGAGCAGCCGATTCGAGCCTTAGTCTGCATCAACATGATTCATATTGCTCCCTGGCAGGCGTGTTTAGGTCTGTTGGCGGGAGCGGAACGACTGTTGCCTCCTGGGGGGGTTCTCTATTTATATGGCCCCTATAAGGAGAACGGCCGACATACCTCCCCCAGTAATGAGGGGTTTGATTTGATGCTGCGCGATCGCGATTCGAGTTGGGGCGTGCGTGACCTTGAGGCCGTGGTCGCCGCTGCCGAGGAACGACAGCTAAGGTTTCAGGAGATGGTGGAGATGCCCGCCAATAATCGCTCTCTGGTATTCAGCCGCTGA
- a CDS encoding NupC/NupG family nucleoside CNT transporter gives MLNILSALGLAGLCFVAWLGSEDRRIVSWNTIFWGIGLQLVVGGIVFGIGSNVVVWINDLLNVLLDASEAGARFLFGGDMSHFVPDPGRSPGPGVAGRWLVRTFGDPYVAIPGDRLGPDQLNPGFILAFRSLPQVIFFSGLVSLLYRLRVIQPIVKIFAKIFCRTLGISGAESLAGAANIFVGIESAIAIKPFLPKMSRSELCAILTSCFGSIASSVLALYAGLLRPTFPTITGHLVSASIMTIPACFVLSKLLVPETTTPETFGQVPDDPEDAQDSGKEKPNPVDSLIVGALDGVKMAVGIAAVIIGILGLVALVNEFFSFLTQLPWVLGDIFQVVTLQNLLGALFLPLTFLTGVSLPIPFTETFGENWQVLWESSVIIGRRLFETNIPPYISLAQLAQTGVLTPRALLIVSYVLCGFTHFASYGIFVGGLATLVPERRSDISALGFKALWGATLATLMTGCIAGLFFTGNADSILGLPTP, from the coding sequence ATGTTGAATATATTGTCTGCGCTCGGACTCGCTGGGTTGTGTTTTGTCGCCTGGCTGGGGTCCGAAGACCGACGGATTGTCTCATGGAACACCATTTTCTGGGGCATTGGCTTACAACTGGTCGTGGGTGGCATCGTCTTTGGGATCGGCAGTAATGTCGTGGTTTGGATTAACGACCTGTTAAATGTACTTCTGGATGCCTCCGAAGCAGGGGCGAGATTTCTGTTTGGTGGGGATATGTCCCACTTTGTCCCCGATCCGGGGCGTAGTCCTGGACCGGGTGTTGCTGGACGCTGGCTTGTCCGGACCTTTGGAGATCCTTATGTCGCTATTCCCGGCGATCGCCTGGGCCCGGATCAACTGAATCCGGGCTTTATCTTGGCCTTTCGCTCCTTACCCCAGGTCATTTTCTTCTCTGGCCTCGTCAGTTTGCTCTACCGCCTCAGGGTCATCCAGCCCATTGTTAAGATCTTCGCTAAAATCTTTTGCCGTACCCTAGGAATCAGCGGGGCCGAATCCCTGGCCGGGGCTGCCAATATCTTTGTGGGGATTGAGTCGGCGATCGCCATCAAACCCTTTCTCCCCAAGATGAGCCGCAGTGAACTCTGTGCCATTCTAACGAGTTGCTTTGGCTCCATCGCCTCCTCAGTCCTGGCCCTCTACGCAGGACTGCTGCGTCCCACCTTCCCCACCATCACGGGACACCTGGTTTCTGCCTCAATTATGACCATTCCCGCCTGTTTCGTCCTCTCGAAACTCCTTGTCCCCGAAACCACAACTCCTGAAACCTTTGGCCAGGTTCCGGACGACCCCGAAGACGCTCAAGACTCGGGTAAGGAGAAACCCAATCCCGTCGATAGTTTGATTGTCGGAGCGTTAGATGGGGTCAAGATGGCAGTAGGGATTGCCGCTGTGATTATTGGCATTCTGGGACTGGTTGCCCTCGTCAACGAGTTCTTTAGCTTTCTAACGCAACTTCCTTGGGTATTGGGAGATATTTTCCAAGTCGTGACCCTGCAAAATCTCTTAGGGGCCCTCTTTTTGCCCCTGACGTTTTTAACCGGGGTCTCTCTACCCATTCCCTTTACAGAGACGTTCGGGGAGAATTGGCAGGTTCTCTGGGAATCCTCGGTGATTATTGGGCGACGGTTATTTGAAACCAATATCCCTCCCTATATCTCCCTAGCTCAATTAGCCCAAACCGGTGTGCTGACCCCTCGGGCCCTGCTGATTGTCAGTTATGTGTTATGTGGCTTCACCCATTTTGCCTCCTATGGCATCTTTGTGGGCGGGTTAGCCACCCTAGTTCCAGAACGACGGTCTGATATTTCAGCCTTGGGCTTTAAGGCCTTATGGGGTGCTACCTTGGCGACCTTGATGACAGGCTGTATTGCAGGACTGTTCTTTACCGGGAATGCCGATTCGATTCTCGGTTTACCCACTCCCTAA
- the hetL gene encoding heterocyst differentiation pentapeptide repeat protein HetL, which yields MDVDELLQRYNRGDRRFEKLQLQECELLSAQLNEASFEGVDFRQARLGRSYFQRCQFRRANLSEAILWGTDFTDSDLSGALFRDADLSAARLTQATLKNSNFLKAMLCGANLSRANLEGANLIFADLRSTSDQRTNLDGAILCQADFSYAQLGQAQLHHANFQGAILTRANLATEPGIVPTDLTEADLRGADLSYADLSYAILQNANLQGADLTGTILDHADLTGATLPEGI from the coding sequence ATGGACGTTGACGAACTCCTGCAACGCTACAACCGAGGCGATCGCCGCTTCGAGAAACTCCAATTACAAGAATGTGAACTCCTCAGTGCTCAACTCAATGAGGCTAGTTTTGAGGGGGTGGATTTCCGACAAGCTCGTTTAGGCCGCAGTTATTTCCAACGCTGTCAGTTTCGCCGGGCCAACCTGAGCGAGGCGATTCTCTGGGGAACGGACTTCACAGACAGTGATTTATCGGGGGCCCTCTTTCGCGATGCCGATTTGAGTGCGGCCCGTCTGACGCAAGCAACCCTCAAAAACAGCAACTTTCTCAAAGCTATGCTCTGTGGGGCCAATTTAAGTCGCGCCAACTTAGAGGGAGCTAACCTGATTTTTGCAGATTTGCGCTCTACATCTGATCAGCGCACAAATCTCGATGGAGCCATTCTCTGCCAGGCAGATTTTAGCTATGCTCAACTCGGCCAAGCTCAACTCCATCATGCCAATTTCCAAGGGGCAATTCTGACCCGAGCGAATCTTGCCACTGAACCGGGAATTGTCCCGACAGATTTGACTGAAGCGGATTTACGAGGGGCTGACCTGAGTTATGCTGACCTCAGTTATGCCATTCTGCAAAATGCTAATTTACAGGGAGCAGATTTGACGGGAACGATTCTGGATCATGCGGATTTAACGGGTGCAACCCTTCCTGAAGGCATTTAA
- a CDS encoding chlorophyll a/b-binding protein, protein MTSRGYTNEEGGLMNNFAVEPKMYVDEKQQFGFNQYAEKLNGRLAMIGFVSAIALELATGHGVIGFLTHL, encoded by the coding sequence ATGACTTCTCGCGGCTATACCAACGAAGAAGGCGGCTTGATGAACAACTTTGCCGTAGAACCCAAGATGTATGTTGATGAGAAACAGCAATTTGGGTTCAATCAATATGCCGAGAAACTCAACGGTCGCCTCGCGATGATTGGCTTCGTCAGTGCGATCGCCCTCGAACTGGCCACGGGCCATGGTGTCATTGGCTTCTTGACTCATCTCTAA
- a CDS encoding J domain-containing protein: protein MGEPNYYQTLGVDSAATQAEVKRAYRERVKEFHPDRNPDIQAREEMVRINAAYEVLGDRQARQSYDRRQGGCRNPPSAGDLGVRHGSARQRSSRQTATTADERIQRWLTQVYHPLNLELDRILDALDEQIDELSADPFDDELMGNFVDYIGACRVFLQRAQAAFESQRNPSVLAGVAADLYHCLNQVGDGIEELEYFSLNYDDHHLHVGQELFRIARGLQLDALDRIQPLI, encoded by the coding sequence ATGGGTGAGCCAAATTACTACCAAACTCTCGGTGTTGATTCAGCCGCAACGCAAGCTGAGGTCAAACGGGCCTATCGTGAACGGGTGAAGGAGTTTCACCCCGATCGCAATCCGGATATCCAGGCCCGAGAGGAGATGGTTCGTATTAATGCCGCCTATGAAGTGTTGGGCGATCGCCAGGCCCGTCAGTCTTATGACCGTCGCCAGGGGGGTTGCCGTAACCCTCCCTCGGCCGGCGATCTCGGAGTCCGTCATGGCTCGGCTCGTCAACGCTCCTCTCGTCAGACGGCTACCACGGCGGATGAGCGGATTCAGCGTTGGCTGACTCAGGTCTATCATCCCCTCAATCTGGAACTCGATCGCATTCTTGATGCTCTCGATGAACAAATTGATGAGTTGTCCGCCGATCCCTTTGATGATGAGTTGATGGGCAACTTTGTCGACTATATCGGTGCTTGTCGCGTGTTTCTCCAACGGGCCCAGGCCGCCTTTGAGTCTCAACGGAACCCCTCTGTCTTGGCGGGAGTGGCGGCGGATCTCTATCACTGTCTCAATCAGGTGGGGGATGGAATCGAGGAGTTGGAGTACTTCAGCCTCAATTATGATGACCATCATCTTCATGTGGGACAGGAGCTATTCCGCATTGCACGGGGCTTACAGCTCGATGCCTTGGACCGCATCCAACCCCTAATCTGA
- the cysK gene encoding cysteine synthase A — protein MKIANNISELVGHTPLVQLNRIPQAEGCVAKIVMKLEGMNPAASVKDRIGVNMINAAEREGKISPGETILVEPTSGNTGIALAMVAAARGYQLILTMPDTMSLERRAMLRAFGAQLELTPGAEGMRGAISRASEIVETTENAYMLQQFQNSANPEIHRKTTAEEIWQDTDGHVDILISGVGTGGTITGIAQNLKPRKPQFQAIAVEPCNSPILSGGNPGPHKIQGIGAGFVPEVLDTSLIDEVVTVTDDEAIAYGRRLAAEEGLLSGISSGAALAAAIRVGQRPENNGKLIVVIQPSFGERYLSTPLFQDPQLTMEAVLT, from the coding sequence ATGAAAATTGCCAATAATATCAGCGAACTCGTCGGTCATACTCCCCTCGTTCAACTCAATCGTATCCCCCAGGCGGAAGGCTGTGTGGCCAAAATTGTTATGAAATTGGAGGGGATGAACCCCGCCGCCTCGGTGAAAGACCGGATTGGGGTCAATATGATTAATGCGGCGGAACGAGAGGGGAAAATTAGCCCCGGGGAGACGATTCTCGTCGAACCCACCTCGGGTAATACGGGAATCGCCTTGGCCATGGTGGCGGCGGCCCGAGGCTATCAATTGATTCTGACCATGCCCGATACCATGAGTTTGGAACGTCGGGCTATGTTACGGGCCTTTGGGGCCCAGTTGGAACTCACCCCAGGGGCGGAAGGAATGCGGGGGGCCATCTCCCGGGCTTCGGAAATCGTCGAGACGACGGAGAATGCCTATATGTTGCAGCAGTTCCAAAACTCGGCTAATCCGGAAATTCACCGCAAAACCACGGCCGAGGAAATTTGGCAGGATACGGATGGCCATGTGGATATCTTGATTTCTGGCGTGGGGACGGGGGGAACGATTACTGGGATTGCCCAAAACTTGAAACCCCGCAAACCTCAGTTCCAGGCCATCGCCGTGGAACCCTGCAATAGCCCCATTCTCTCCGGAGGAAACCCCGGCCCTCACAAGATTCAGGGCATTGGGGCCGGATTTGTGCCGGAGGTTCTGGATACGTCGTTGATTGATGAGGTGGTGACGGTGACAGATGATGAGGCGATCGCCTATGGCCGTCGTCTGGCGGCGGAGGAAGGCTTACTCTCGGGGATTTCTTCGGGGGCAGCCTTGGCGGCGGCGATTCGGGTTGGGCAACGTCCAGAAAATAACGGTAAACTCATCGTGGTCATTCAACCGAGTTTTGGGGAACGCTACCTCAGCACCCCCCTCTTCCAAGATCCTCAGTTAACCATGGAAGCGGTGTTGACCTAA
- a CDS encoding RrF2 family transcriptional regulator, which yields MELSCKSEYALLALIELAVHHSKGEPLQIRQIAAQQGIPDRYLEQLLATLRRGGLVRSQRGAKGGYYLAREPWNITLLEALECIEGTTEQTATPQDSPPTVESGIIKDIWKEAQEAAEGVLKKYTLQDLREQRDARSQLNIMYYI from the coding sequence GTGGAACTTTCTTGCAAAAGCGAATACGCCCTACTCGCCCTAATTGAACTCGCCGTTCATCATAGCAAAGGGGAACCCCTACAAATTCGGCAAATTGCTGCCCAGCAGGGGATTCCCGATCGCTATCTTGAACAACTCCTGGCAACCTTGCGGCGAGGGGGACTGGTGCGATCGCAACGAGGAGCCAAAGGGGGCTATTACCTGGCTCGGGAGCCTTGGAATATCACCTTGCTCGAAGCCCTAGAATGTATCGAAGGGACCACGGAACAAACCGCAACTCCCCAAGATAGCCCCCCCACCGTTGAGAGTGGGATTATTAAAGATATTTGGAAGGAAGCCCAGGAAGCAGCGGAGGGCGTGTTAAAAAAATATACCCTTCAAGACTTGCGAGAACAGCGTGATGCGCGATCGCAGCTTAATATCATGTACTACATTTAA